AAAAGACATCATGAAAACACACAGTTTGTCATGATGGTATCAACTTGGTGTTTATGCTTCAAGCGAACAGGAAGGATTGCCTGACCTTGCTATTACACCTACTGCACACCACCTGTGAAGGAAGAGAAGAGTTGGAGGAAACCCATCAACATGTCCAGTAGCACAGAAGTATGAATTATGCTCAGTATTATAAGTGGAAAATTTCTTCACTTCACAGTAAGAATGATGTGTTGAATTAAGTACATCACAGCATTATTTGTATCACAACAACAAATGCACTAACACTTACCATACTAAGGCCACAGTTCCTGAGGAATGCCTTCAGCCTATAAGAAAACAGTCATTGAATTAAAATTTGTAGATGTTGTGCATCATAACATTCATCTAAACAAAATTCCCCTCACCACTCAAGTCAACAGGCCATGGCAGCACGGGTCTTCGAATGTCAAACATCTGCAAGAGACAACTCAATTAAAACCATTTCATTCACCAAAACAAGCATTTTTCAATACATCAATGTTTGCTCACAGACTAGGGCTGTCCACACGGGATTAGTGACCAGCCCACTCTCAAGTGGGCAAGACACCACCATGGCCTTGCTACAAGACTGCTAAAACAGCAAGCCCTGAGCACAGCCTAAACAGCAGTGCCTTTCTTTTCCAGCAGAGTAACACTAGATCAAGCACGGTAAAGGCCTGCACAGCTGACTGCCGCTGGATAAAACGTTTATTCATCGCTAATGGAAAGTTCAGCTTACCAGCACAGTGATGCAGCGAAGTCAGCCTGGAGAAGTGCTGGACAAGTGAGCCATCTGTAAATACAAAGAAATTGTGTTTGACCAATCCGGAGGACgaatattaaaatgtataaaaagctGAACAAACATTTTATACTGTTTCAAGTCTCAAATAGTCACTATCTGAAAGAACAGTCCCTCCATGACTTTGGAGAGTTTTGCCTTTATTGCAGGCAAACATGCACGAGTTTGCAGCAGCTTTTTCAAATTTGTGATGCCTTCCCCCCAGGAAAACCACTCGATTGGGTGAAACTGCAAGCACAATTTTTGTACTACTATTTAAAGATGCATGTAATTACTTTTGGGTGATAGTTGTACTCGTGACCAACGCACGTGAGGCAAAAAAAAGGCCTGGGCAGAACGCGCTTTGTGATGACATCACTCGATTCGTCTGGGCGTAAATTCTTAGTTATTCTGgcaaaaataaaagcacaattCTGGGTTTATCGCAGGGTTTGTTTGCGTTCTTTTTTgccatctttattttttattcggGAGGATCTGGGAAACGGCGACCTGATGATCAGGAACATGCACCGACACGAACACGTGGTGTTAACAGGAACCTGCTCCAGACTTCCATAAAAACTCACTGATCTAGTTTTACACATTTTGCAAATGCAATGAAATACACATGGAAACAAACAGGAAAGGAGAAACCCAGAAAAAAGTTCACACAATACATGACTTGGGTACTCCGGAGAAACCCGCTTTTAATGCGCCTTATGTGCTAAATTGGACATGATTACGATGCAACATAAACATCATAAAGAATAATGTGCTAATAAACTCACCACGGCACTCTCAAGCAAGAAAAATCCTTAAAAGGCAAAGCAAAGCTCTCGTGCAATGTACAGGAATACAACACCGCCATGGCGAACCGGAAAGAACGCGCGCCCTCGCGCACCGGATTTATACAACACCGTAGAAGGGCGTGGCTTGCTTGGATAGAAACCTCGCGAAGGCTAAACCGTGTTACTGCGCATGCGTCTACTTCTTGTCTGAAGTATGACGAAACGATTACGTCAGTTTATTTATACGTCAGGTATTTATAATACTGTTGtaataatactattaataatgtaatgttataatgtgttgttgGTAGCAATTTCGTGCATGCGCAGCACGAAACCTGAGTTTCAGCACATGCGCAgaaaaaataacagatttttttggGCATGTATTAAAATTCTCTAACAATTAAAGAGCAAAGACCAAATTCAGTTAAATGTTCATTACTGAAGTAAATTAAATAGTAACGTAACAGTTATTACTGAATTCTTGAATTGCCTTACAATTGAAAATCACTGTATTCTGTTTGTCATATTTAGTCATTTCATTAATCTTTCAGGATATTTTAATTTTGCTGGAtctctttatttactttttttatacCATTTAGCTGgaatgtgaaagaaagaaagaaagacagaaagaaagaataatttcATATAAGGCTTAGATATGGAACAACACCATGCTTCTTAAATGTTgatactgattctgattcaAAAACCAGCCAATCCGATagagttttctttttaaatctgctaggttttaaaatttgtttcaaatgcacttaaaaataaaacaaataaatatgcaTAGCTAAAAACGACTTaaacaaaactgcagcttttacacaaaaaaagctgttaaagtataaatatgataataaaaaataatgggttttttttttccatttggttTTCTGAAACTTTAAGCATAACTTccagttaataaataaataaataaataagtaatcttttaaaaatttctccattttctgtagtgtttatccTAAACAGTGTCATCACAGGGACCctagagtctatcccaggagactctggGGACAAGGCAAGGGTTACACTGGATGGGCTGccaatcacagggcacaaacacatacacctCAAACTATTCAGAGATGCCAATACCACAGATATTtttggactgggagaggaaactgATGCACCTGGAGGAAATTTCTGAAGCACAGGGCAGAGGCACGAGGCAAACATGCTGACCAGTAAACCACCATGCCCACTTTCCTTTTTCTATGTTAGCCAGTAAATCTCTAATaggtggcagtggtggctcaagttaTTAAGGCTCTGGGATTGTGATCGGAAGATCTGgcttcaagccccagtactgccaagctgccactgctgggcccttgagcaaggccctcaaccacCCCCACCCCTGTGCTGTAAGGGCtttgcatcatggctgaccctgcactctgaccccaaccctccaaggatgggatatgtgaagaaagaatttcactgtgcagtaatatacataatgtacatgtgaaaaataaaggctacttaacttaataAGGGTCTTTCCAAAAAGATTTTACAAGAGTGATTTCATGCAagtcttcctgtttttttttttgttttgtttcttttaaatcCCAGCCTTTACCTAATCATACATATCAATGTTTCTATGAGTCTAATTGGGCTTTTCAACCTCGTTCATAAACCTTGTTCCAAGAAAATAAAGTAAGATCAAATTCAGAGCGATTCTCCAACTGTACACTAGATGGCAGTATAAACCTGACAAAGTGGTATGAATAACCCAAAAAGCTCAGATTATTTTGCACTGAACGAACAGTTTTGCTtatcagttatttttttttaataataaacataaatggaaaaataaaaatcactgcTGAAATCTCCTGGTGAAGCTGGGAGAACTACTGTATTAAAATACCATTCTTTGTCTACATTGTGGACAATTTGCAGTATTATGGATTCGGAATAACAGTTGGCAAAGATTCACCATTCTTTTACCTTCAGGAGCTTGACTTGTATTTTAGCAGCTAGCAAAAGAGATCCACAATGTATTATACTTTAACAATGCAATATGTCCTAATGTTTTAGGAaatcaacccaatagaacacctttggaatgaattagagcagagactgtgagccaggccttctcatccaacatcagtgtctgacctcacaaatgtgcttctaataaaatggtcaaaaattcccataaacacactcctaaaccttgtggaaagtctgaaagttgaagctgttatcgcTGCAGAgtgtgggccaactccatattacattaatgtgcatgtaaaggcagacgtcccagtcttagaatggctcagagtctccactctaattcatcccaaaggtgttttatcggtctggactctgtgcaggtcagtcaagttccttcacaccaaactcgctcatccatgcctttatgaaccttgcttttgcactggtgcgcagtcatgttggaacaggaagcggtcatctccaaactgttcccacaaagttgggagcataaaattgtccaaaatgtcttggtatgctgaagcattaagagttcctttcactggaacttaggGGTCAAGCCCagtccctgaaaaacaacagccgaattcaatgatttggaggggtgtcccaaaacctttgcaaatatagtgtatgtagcgCATCTtttgaaatgttacaaaattTTCAACAAATACTTGATGTAAAAATCAGAAACAATTGTATTTCTATGGGCAtttgatgaattagagtgatCCACTTAACAACATATAACATTCTAAAAAATTAAAGACTTTTATTATGCTAAATTTATTACTGTTTTCCAAGTGACAAGGCCCAGGCTTTAACGTTCTATAAATTGAAAACAATACAAATGTTTCCTAGCCCATCATTCACCTCCTCATCCTTTCAGCTTCTGATGTCATACAGACCAGTCAACCCTGTGAAGACATCCTGACTGATGATCAGGCTTTTACACACGAAGAGACACCAAGTTTTATTGCTTTTCCCCCAGAGAGCTGGCGTCATTCTGTCTCATCACAGGAACTTTCCCACCGAGACCCCCAGACGGATGCTTGTCCCCTCTTTTGGTGGGGTGGAATTCTCCAGAACAGCCCCGGCATCTCCATGGCAACGTTTAAAAGCTTGAGGGTGAGTGTGTCAAGAGATGGAGGGGGAGAGCAAAAAGAGACACTGAGCAGAGCTGAAGGGCAGGGCGCAAAGGCTGATAAAGAGCATAACTATGGAAGGGGAAGTATTGAGACCTTGAAAATGAGTCTGTATGTTCATTTGTTCCCACCCTTTCAACTAAATGCCAACATCTGATAAAGATGATTTCATGACCATCTACTGGATCAATGGGGAAACTCCTTACTGGTGTTTTTGTGGATATAACAATTCCAAATTGATATAATGCATCTCATATATAAATGCTCTAAACTgtgttacattttaaaatagcaTGGTCTGTGTTCATGTAGAAGATTTGGGGGGATTACCAGTGTTTCAGGAttaaaagtatttaaatatGCCAGGAGATATGATCTAATGTTTTTATTGCAGTATCAAGCCCATACCAAATATCCAGGGTcccctgtgtgtggagttctgcatgttttttcacatgtccacatgggtttccttccacctgctaaaaacatgccagtaaaTCGATCAGACAATCCAaactgcccctaggtgtgattgtgagtggaaagtgtgtgcatggtgccacGAGATGGACTAGCATCACAGTGTTGAAGACAGGCTCTGGATGCACCATGAAGCACACCACAATAACTGCAGATGATTATGATGGACTGATTTATTCCTAGTGACCAGAAAAATCATGTTATGGCTTCACTTCTCTCTTATACCAAGTCAAAATGGACATTTTCGTCTTTatttaatagtttttatttacaaatgcaAATATTACAATAGATATTTTCAAATGTTtcttcaacacaaaacacaaacttcATTATTAATCTCTCAGGTCTCATAAAGTGCATCAGGTTGAGAAAAGGTAAAAAAAGGGGGGGACAAGCCCCATACCAATAGGCAGCATTGCACAGACCTCTATCCAACAGAGGCAATACAACATAAAAGGCACCATCTCTCATGTAGCTTTTTTGGACTGACTTAAGACCCAATTACCTTCACATAGCCTACAATGAATGACTTTGTACCTAATTTGAACTAAAGTTGCTCTGACCTGGTGTAAGGACTGTTGGGTAGAATGTGGACTCTACCTATTTAGGTAGactagtataaaaaaaaaaatagcattatTAGATTAAGGTCCTTATACCACAGTGCAAATGTCTCATTCTACCTGTTCAGCATTTACACTTAATGCCACGTGATGCACTGAAATCTAAGGTATAACATGAAGACAGACAAAGCTAAGAACAACAAATATGTCCTGGTCCAAAAAATAATAGCCTTTACAGCAATGTTCCATCAGAAACTCCTTTTTGACTTCTCTCCAGAGGTGCTCTGTAGCCTGCACAGAGCATGCTAGTGTTCAGAGGTAGTGGGTGAGCTAAAGGCACTTCTGCATCCAGCTCTGTGGATTGTTTCTCCATCATTAACAGTCACCCTGCTGAAAAGTGAGGACAAATCACATAGGGACACCTGATTCAGTGGAAGACTCTGAGAGGAGTGACTATCCTCGTAAGGATCCTTTTCCCTGCCCTGGTCTCAGGCCCTACCGAGCAAACAGAATGAATGGTTCCTTTATTGAATGGCATTTTGGACAGACAGAGCTAGGGGAAAGGACTGAATTGACGGTttagcagggaaaaaaaaaaaacattggagTCACTTCAGTCCAACCCAGAACACAGGTTCATTCAATCCCTCTTGCTTTTAGTACAAATACCTGCATACACAATGACCTTAAAATCACCTTaaagacacaaacagacacagacacgtcCAGAGGTCCATCAGTCAGCACTAACTGAAAATATTCAGAGGTCAAACTTCATCGCCACATGGGCTGAGTGGCAGGTCGTGGGATTTTAGGGCCAGCAGTCCGTGAGCCTGCTGTTGCCTTAGAGGACGCTGTGTCTGCATTCTTGGCTGATCTGGCTTTGGCTGCATTGATAACTGCAGTCCGGACGGCCTTTGTGTTTGTAGCTGCAGTTGGACTATGGAGGGTGCGAGTCTGACATGGGCTCTGGGACTCTGAATGGGGCGTGAACCACTTTGAAACACGCAAGGGTGAACCCCTAACTAATTGCTGGTGACTGCTGGGAAGTGTCTTGTTTTGCTCTGGGCTGGGTTTTTCAGTAGGTTGGCAGTTCTGCTTCACCACTCTGTCAGACTGGGCACTTGCTTTATCCCTTGTGCTGATGCTGCGCTTCAACTCAACCTGGATAATGCGGGGCCGTGTGACTGCTGACGAGCGCATGGAGACGGAACGTAAAGGGGTTGAACGCGATCCACGAGGGGTTGCTGGTCCCTCAGCCGAACTTGGCTCTGGCTTGGGACGTGCTCTCGGAATGCCGGAGCTGTTACCAGGCCCAATTTGTGAGGCCAGTCCTCTTTTAGAGGGACTTTTGTTAGGCATTTTGGGAGTTTCCCTGCATTGGGGCAAGCTTGCACCATCTTTCTCTTCAGCCTCCAgctcttttttccattttgagCAGTGGCTCGGTGCTGCCCGTTGTCCAGTGGGCGAAAGAGCTTCGTATGAGTGCAGACCCTTCACTAGAGTGTGGCATTCCAAGGTCTCACCCACCCGTGTGTACAGTCGTTCTCTCTCTGGGCTGACTGGCCCAGCTTCCTGCGCCAACTGAGGCGAGATTTCTAGATGGCAGGATCCCTGCGAGATCTTGGCATTAGCCTGTACAGCCACTCTGTCAGATAGCAGTTCCAGGGTGCTAGCTTTAATACAGTCCGTTTCTGAATCTGGGACCGTCTTTACATGCTTTACTCTTTCAGAGGTTTTGTTAACCTGCGTTTCAACTTTCATTACCTTGTTAGAGTTTAATCCCATAACTGGTGATGTGTTCATCTCCCTCTCTTGCTGTATTGTAACAGTTGTTTCGGGTGTAGCTGCCGCATTTCCATCAAGGTCTGTTTGCAACACACATTCCTCTAACAATTCAGAGTCCATTTTAATTCCATTCGAACCATTTGGTGTTTTAACACATTCCTTCCACGAATGTCTCCTAAGCTGGGAATTTTTACTGTTGCCCTCTGACTTTAATGGCTGTTGGAGGTCTTCACTCTGAAGGGTACTGTGGTCCAAGCTCTTGTCCTGAAAGCTATGAAAGCGTTGCGGCTGTCGGCGGAGGCTGCGGCGGCTCCAGGTGTAGCTCAGGTTTCTCTCAAGAGTGCGCTCCAGGTCATCGAGCTCAGAGCCACTACAGACTGCCAGTGAACGCcttttctccaggttctcccGCTGCCGTTCGGCACGCCTCTGCTCCTGCAGCTCACGCTCAGCGTTTTCCTGAGACACAACATGTGAAAGAGTAAATAAGAGAATgtataaaagaacaaaaacaattgAATTCGGTTTCTAAATACATATCTTTAAAACATATCTTCTCCCATAgaacataaatgtaaacaagACCCTCAGCCCTCTGTATGTTGTTTTAGACCAATAATTTAAAGTAATTATTGAATGAGGCATTAGCTAGCCCAAACAGACCGCCAAGCATTTTTAATTCCAGCACAAAATATTGAGACTAATTGTTGTCCATTGCATTGGAAGAGCCCATGCAAATTTTGCTGACAAGAATTCATGTTTTTCTATACAGAGGAAAAACCTGTTAATTCACACAAAACTCCCTTAGAACAGACACCTAGGAGCAATTGTTGTATTCCATAAAAACAAGTTTATGAATTCATCAGTCAACAGAGTTTGAAAGTGAAGTATTATAtccaattttttaaataatagtgGTCTAATGGCGCATATAACCATGGATAGCTAGCTTATCTAAAGTAAAAGTAAACTGAATTATTACTACAGTGTATGACATTAAACAAAACCAGCTTTAGTCAAACATTTTCATGTCTCTCATCCCACAAGTCTGATTTACActtccttccaaaaatgttctGAATACGGTGTAGTGCAACAATACATTTGCCCCCAAAACCGAAAAATAAAATCGTAAATACTGAGAATATTTGAACAAACCAAGCAGCGGAGACAAACACTATTTGCTCAACATATCAGACATGTTTTTGaactaatgcaaaaaaaaaattagcaaacaaaacaaaggagCTCTAAAGAAGAGCTTTAAAGAAGCTGGGAAATAAAATCCAAAAATTAAGGTAAACATTTTCCATTAGACAATGCAGTGATGCATGATCCTTCTAACATGAGGCCACAGCAAACAGTCATGTTCACATTTATGTGCAGCCATTGAATTTCACTGTAATGCCCTTTCACAGATCATATCTTTGTTTGATGGACAGCTAATAAATATTCATCCCTTGTTATAAATACACGGCTTCCCTCCAAAACCACAGTGAAGGCAAACAAGGGCAAACCAATCTTGTATTAAATCTTATTACTTTTAATGAATCTAATCTAGTCATCAAGCTGACTAACAGCAAGCTAATACTTGCCaagagtgtagaagagtgtTGTTATGGTTACAGTGTCTGCAGTGAGTAAGGCTCATTTTTATTCTTGTGTTgtggaatacacacacatacatatatgtgtatttttttatatatatatatatatatatatatatatatatatatatatatatatatatatatatatatatatatatatatatatatatatatatatatatatatatatatatatatatatatatatacacacacacacacacacacacacacacataaaatgaaaatagactgatcagccataacattatgaccactgacaggcgACGTgattaacactgattatctcctcctcatggcacttgttagtgggtggtATTGAttcacatggggagtgaaggctggcccgtgtggtctgatccaacagacaagctactgttgttcaCACCGCTGAAAAagttgctggttctgatagaaagatgtcagaataaacaatgcaggacgggtcagggctgttttggcagcaaaaggggaaccaacacaatattaggcaggtggtcatacggttatgcctggtcggtgtgaATAAATATTAGATAATCTCACATATTCCACAAACGCAGTACAATGTCATGCATGTATCTAGCACAGGTGGTGTATTTACCCGCACAGCTCTTTGGAAGCGAAGGCTAAAGCAGTGAAAGACATGACAGGCCTCCTCCAGTTTGAAGGAGCTCTCATCTTCACAGAAGAATTCCACCAAGGCCTGGCTGGTCTTACGCAAGCTTTCCACCTGGTCCTCAGCTTCCATCAGCTTCACCTTTGCagtcttaaaaaaacaaacaaataaaaaagacagtGAGTTGCTACCTGGATACAActgaacattcacacacactgtgcagaaTTAAGATAATTCAAATCGCAGTATGACTGTACCTTGAGGAACGGTCTCATTTGCTGTTCGATCTCTGAATCTGTCTGCACACTGATTTGCAGCGTCTCTACTCTACTGTGTAAGCGGGACAGATCCTCCAGCACGGTCTCCTCTGACAGCCTAACGCAGAACGGGTCACATTTTAATTTGAATGCAAAATATTTCTACTAAAATTTCCTCACTTTACCTCAGCACTCCCATAAATATGAATAGTAAACCTGCAACAGGTTTACAGGTTGCTTAAATAACTTACCTTGATGCTGTACTGACATGACTCAGCTGGGTGGGAAACGTCAGTAGATCCTCGTCTTTCTTCACAGCCTCCTGCAGCAGAAAACAAATCACAATGATCCATTACATACAAGCGTCTAATTACTCAATCGGTGTTGAGTGCAAAAATCCAAAATGGTGTAAATTTGGGTTATAATGCAATGACACCATCAGTCCCTGCTCTTAATGCTCCAAATATTCAGATCTGTAAAGTGTGCATGACCTAAACAGGAAAGAAAAGGTTATAACCaaacactgagaaaaaaaaaaaaaaacttgtgcaATTTTCAATCCTGTCCCATTAAACACAGGTTATTCTTAAGTAGATGCCAAGTTAACATTTATGATGCTGTGTGAATCTTTCTTAAAAAACATATGGATAAAAAAAAGGCGTCTCCTGATTGTATCGGCACACAACTAgaacacattatctgttcattctaAATAATGTGTTCAGTTACACTTCGAGTATAAATGTTCATAAATGTGGGCATATCCCATAACACATCAATCAAAAACCAAGGCAAAAAACTGCATGTCCTTACATGTGTTAGCAAGATTAACCTGCCATATAGAGTATTGATATTGGTATTGACTGACTGATATTGCAAAGATAAATTGCTGCCTTTATTGTCAATACAAAAACAGTTAAGGCCTAATATGAGGATGTTTCATAATAACATGTatatttacactacactacattgaTCTAATTCCAACATCCAAGTCGAAACACAGAGTTGCAACAGTGGTGTGTTTTGAGCCTTTGTGCTCAATCAGTAAACATTACACTCATTTGCAGCTTGGAAAGTACTGAAAACAAATCTGATCTGATTCTCATATTTCATGGCTGCATCAGCTCCAGTTCCAATATTCAGGATCAGATAGATTCATCTCTACTTATGAAACGTTTCAACGATGCAGCACGAACCAAGAATCAGGACAGgaattgtttttacttttcttttgtGTTACCTAGCTAAGAGTATCCAGGACACTTACAAACATATGCTAGACAATGGCACGCTATTCACACGACTATCTCGGCTCTTACGTCACCACTGTAACACGAACCCCTCAGCCTCATTCAGAAACAAAGTGCAAAGAGAGAAACACAATGAAATCATCCTCTACAGTCTCAATCACAACACAGTGTCTGAGCTGAGTGCAGACAATTCTAGCAGTGATGTAATTCCTTGCTCCCGCTGGAGTCAGGGCTGCATCAGAGTTGTGCATGACAGATGAAATCTCAGACAAATCTCTCTTTCTGAGGGAATTCCTTAGAACACTATTTCTTCCCGcagttattttttctttttccagtgatATTCTCCTTTGACCCTAGGTGGACATTTAAACCACAGTGACTCTGACCAAGATAAAGCTGTATTACTGAAGACGTATGAATAAATGGTGTACAGCACAATTTACACCAGACACGGTATGTACCAACTGTTGTCTTACAAGCACTGCACAACATCCAGTGTCCTCCTAAGTTAATCAACACAGCCTTTCTCCATCCAGCAAGCTTCAGATCTGAACTCTCAAAGTCAAAATGTCCGCACTTTTGATGGTTCCAGTGGGTTTCCAATTctgacacacacctctcagTAACAGCAAAAATTCCATTCACAAGCAAGCCGCAGTTTTACCAGCGTAACGTCTGTATCTTTATGTGCTCCAATGTTGGATTTTACAATTTATTGGTGTGAAAATAGCAGCAAGAAGATCAAGTCCCTCAGCATTTGAACCACAAAGACATGGTCATGATTACGATAAGATAAGAGATACTggttttaattctttaaaattgtaaaaaatgttATTAGTGATAGCCATTTGgtaatattagtattagtaaTAGCTGCAATTAGTTATTCACAATCACCAGTAAAAGGGATGATTCCTCCTCAAATTATTGGTGAATGGttgtgatatatatttttttccctgtcaTGTTTTTAAGCTACTCATGAACTTTGACAACTCAAATGGTCATCTCCAAGCCCCAGGCTCTTATGTGACGGAATTATG
This genomic stretch from Hemibagrus wyckioides isolate EC202008001 linkage group LG08, SWU_Hwy_1.0, whole genome shotgun sequence harbors:
- the fhdc2 gene encoding formin-J; its protein translation is MCLHLHVDPTESQAFHGTLPRSANSQEVTAMDVAPVPPPLLPPPPPPPPPPPPPPPPPPPPPAQVPSISRRGSVQKQRLRNLNWERIPKERVEGRKSVWSGALTAGEDDDFPIDLRSLDELFSQKAARKTEGSDSFSHSLRRCRSPQKTGSEKVSLLDPKRSMNVGIFLRQFKTAAKEIVEDVRQGAGERYGAEKLSELCKLLPDAEEEARLKIFNQDHSLLREPDLFMLLLIEVRNVRLRLDAMILQQEFDPAVTSLCVAARCLREAARELLSCHKLHSILRLVLRAGNYMNAGGYAGNAAGFRIASLLKLADTKANKPGVDLLHFVAMEAVKKDEDLLTFPTQLSHVSTASRLSEETVLEDLSRLHSRVETLQISVQTDSEIEQQMRPFLKTAKVKLMEAEDQVESLRKTSQALVEFFCEDESSFKLEEACHVFHCFSLRFQRAVRENAERELQEQRRAERQRENLEKRRSLAVCSGSELDDLERTLERNLSYTWSRRSLRRQPQRFHSFQDKSLDHSTLQSEDLQQPLKSEGNSKNSQLRRHSWKECVKTPNGSNGIKMDSELLEECVLQTDLDGNAAATPETTVTIQQEREMNTSPVMGLNSNKVMKVETQVNKTSERVKHVKTVPDSETDCIKASTLELLSDRVAVQANAKISQGSCHLEISPQLAQEAGPVSPERERLYTRVGETLECHTLVKGLHSYEALSPTGQRAAPSHCSKWKKELEAEEKDGASLPQCRETPKMPNKSPSKRGLASQIGPGNSSGIPRARPKPEPSSAEGPATPRGSRSTPLRSVSMRSSAVTRPRIIQVELKRSISTRDKASAQSDRVVKQNCQPTEKPSPEQNKTLPSSHQQLVRGSPLRVSKWFTPHSESQSPCQTRTLHSPTAATNTKAVRTAVINAAKARSAKNADTASSKATAGSRTAGPKIPRPATQPMWR